In a genomic window of Rhinoderma darwinii isolate aRhiDar2 chromosome 10, aRhiDar2.hap1, whole genome shotgun sequence:
- the LOC142662032 gene encoding uncharacterized protein LOC142662032 has product MGFEYLNFCSYWRNLTSPLTCWHRGTACQFDVMKEPPPMPVVLTDLGTDVVIVTMAARIAQSIISLGKNLLQKRALYWKMMPRVCMIKALRAVVWLCWSVMDFILPLLMTTVYVYKNQSRCKAACNTNQPMNTVTIKYHWGSLTDPVEEMIVEELRVLKMETVQEVAKMADCKCDQMSKVDGMVNEGDLLPSCASPFILSMICIPSEHVESEESDVGSVDKGLEDCSQGDMSVDSGMQESWTPKYEEESDWSDDDSWDDDSNPCDEDLWASFCRSDDPYNPLSFAMPTTSPEQSKKEALVEGHETHKNRGNLDHTKCCELVKIECGTVSEKQKPKTKLCKKPVLSGFKCSHKCNLRKESEEDDQCTKKVRFSPKVTVHPIITWSYAHRMARKGPWEEYARDRSRFQRRVTETEAAIDFCLDPRHREKIWAGLQSKK; this is encoded by the exons ATGGGATTTGAATACCTCAACTTTTGCTCATACTGGAGAAATTTGACATCTCCTCTGACCTGTTGGCATAGAGGCACTGCCTGCCAGTTCGATGTTATGAAAGAGCCGCCACCGATGCCAGTTGTCCTCACTGACCTGGGCACAGACGTGGTCATAGTCACAATGGCTGCCAGAATAGCGCAGTCCATTATTTCATTGGGCAAGAACCTCCTGCAGAAACGAGCCTTGTATTGGAAGATGATGCCACGTGTCTGTATGATCAAGGCTCTGCGAGCAGTGGTGTGGCTGTGCTGGAGTGTCATGGATTTTATATTACCATTGTTAATGACCACTGTGTACGTCTACAAGAATCAGTCACGTTGTAAGGCTGCATGTAATACTAACCAGCCTATGAATACAGTCACTATAAAGTATCACTGGGGAAGTCTGACCGACCCAGTCGAAGAGATGATTGTTGAAGAGTTAAGAGTTTTAAAGATGGAGACCGTTCAGGAAGTTGCAAAGATGGCGGATTGTAAATGTGATCAGATGTCCAAAGTGGACGGCATGGTAAACGAGGGGGATCTTCTACCATCCTGTGCCAGCCCATTCATCCTGTCCATGATCTGCATACCGTCAGAACACGTGGAGTCCGAGGAGTCTGATGTGGGCAGTGTTGATAAAGGGTTGGAAGATTGTTCCCAAGGAGATATGTCTGTGGACAGTGGTATGCAGGAGTCTTGGACTCCAAAGTATGAAGAGGAAAGTGATTGGTCTGATGACGACTCTTGGGATGACGACAGTAATCCATGCGATGAAGACTTATGGGCATCTTTCTGTCGCAGTGATGATCCATATAATCCCCTTTCTTTTGCTATGCCCACAACCAGTCCTGAGCAGTCCAAGAAAGAGGCCCTTGTTGAAGGTCATGAAACACACAAGAATCGGGGGAATTTGGACCATACCAAGTGTTGTGAACTTGTCAAAATCGAGTGTGGGACGGTTAGCGAAAAGCAAAAACCTAAGACCAAGTTGTGTAAGAAGCCGGTGCTCTCTGGATTTAAGTGTTCTCACAAGTGTAACCTGCGGAAGGAGTCTGAAGAAGACGACCAATGTACGAAGAAA GTGCGCTTCTCACCCAAAGTCACTGTCCACCCCATCATTACCTGGAGCTATGCTCACAGAATGGCCCGGAAAGGACCATGGGAAGAGTATGCCCGGGATCGCAGCCGCTTCCAGAGACGGGTCACTGAGACGGAGGCCGCCATTGACTTCTGTTTAGACCCTCGCCACAGAGAAAAGATCTGGGCTGGATTACAAAGCAAGAAATAA
- the LOC142662033 gene encoding nucleobindin-2-like, with product MKIQLLLLCTFLGLGLAVPIDRAPPKKEAEPPAEPADTGLYYDRYLREVIDVLETDSHFREKLQAANADDIKSGKLSKELDFVSHHVRTKLDELKRQEVSRLRMLIKAKMDATMEENVQIDHVALLKQFEHLDPQNQHTFEARDLELLIQAATKDLENYDAERHEEFKRYEMMKEHERREYLKSLDEDKRRMEETHYEEMKKKHKEHPKVNVPGSKDQLKEVWEETDGLDPNDFNPKTFFKLHDTNGDSVLDEQELEALFTKELEKVYDPKNEEDDMMEMEEERLRMREHVMKNVDANHDRLVTLEEFLKSTERKEFNEAGGWETVDEAQIYTEEELRRFEQELAAQEAALNQRAEELRKEHEVLQQRQMELDAQKKEYQQAVIQMEHKKSQQAEAPAAGPNGELKFENQVPEGEVEQAKQAEPHHGSDVHPGPPGDVHPGPPGEVHPGPPGDAAHLEKKDSEPSQEHHVQQV from the exons ATGAAGATCCAGCTCCTTCTGCTATGCACCTTTCTAGGGCTTGGCTTGGCTGTACCGATAGACCGGGCACCGCCGAAGAAAGAAGCGGAGCCTCCGGCAGAACCTGCG GATACTGGCCTGTACTATGATCGCTACCTGCGAGAAGTGATTGATGTGCTGGAAACCGACAGCCATTTCCGTGAGAAGCTTCAGGCTGCCAACGCAGACGACATCAAG AGTGGTAAGCTCAGCAAGGAGCTAGATTTTGTGAGCCACCATGTGAGGACAAAGCTGGATGAGCTGAAGAGGCAGGAGGTGTCCAGGCTGCGAATGCTGATCAAGGCAAAAATGGATGCGACCATGGAGGAAA ATGTACAAATTGACCACGTTGCGTTGCTGAAACAGTTTGAGCATTTGGACCCTCAGAACCAGCATACGTTTGAGGCACGGGATTTGGAACTGCTCATTCAGGCT GCCACCAAGGATCTGGAGAATTACGATGCTGAACGGCATGAGGAGTTCAAACGTTACGAGATGATGAAGGAACACGAGAGACGGGAATATCTGAAGTCCCTGGATGAGGATAAACGGAGAATGGAGGAAACGCACtatgaagaaatgaagaaaaagCACAAGGAACACCCTAAAGTTAATGTACCA GGAAGTAAAGATCAACTGAAAGAAGTCTGGGAGGAGACCGATGGCCTTGACCCCAACGACTTCAACCCAAAAACGTTCTTCAAATTACATG ATACGAATGGAGATAGCGTTCTGGATGAGCAAGAGTTGGAAGCACTGTTTACAAAGGAG CTGGAGAAAGTCTATGACCCGAAGAATGAAGAAGATGACATGATGGAGATGGAAGAAGAGAGGCTGCGTATGAGAGAGCACGTCATGAAAAAC GTGGATGCAAATCATGATCGCTTGGTGACGCTGGAAGAGTTCTTGAAATCTACAGAGAGGAAGGAGTTTAATGAGGCCGGTGGATGGGAG ACTGTAGATGAAGCTCAGATTTATACAGAAGAGGAGCTGCGCAGATTTGAACAAGAACTGGCTGCCCAGGAAGCTGCCTTAAATCAGCGTGCAGAGGAGCTGCGGAAAGAGCATGAAGTCCTGCAGCAGAGGCAGATGGAGTTGGATGCTCAGAAAAAGGAGTATCAGCAG GCTGTAATTCAGATGGAGCACAAGAAATCCCAGCAGGCTGAAGCACCTGCTGCTGGCCCCAATGGGGAACTGAAGTTTGAGAATCAAGTACCGGAAGGAGAGGTTGAGCAAG CAAAACAAGCGGAACCCCACCATGGATCAGATGTTCATCCTGGACCCCCAGGAGATGTTCATCCTGGACCCCCAGGAGAGGTTCATCCAGGACCCCCAGGAGACGCAGCCCACCTAGAAAAGAAAGATTCAGAACCTTCCCAGGAACATCACGTTCAGCAAGTCTAA